The Homo sapiens chromosome 5, GRCh38.p14 Primary Assembly genome includes a window with the following:
- the TENT2 gene encoding poly(A) RNA polymerase GLD2 isoform X10, producing MFPNSILGRPPFTPNHQQHNNFFTLSPTVYSHQQLIDAQFNFQNADLSRAVSLQQLTYGNVSPIQTSASPLFRGRKRLSDEKNLPLDGKRQRFHSPHQEPTVVNQIVPLSGERRYSMPPLFHTHYVPDIVRCVPPFREIAFLEPREITLPEAKDKLSQQILELFETCQQQISDLKKKELCRTQLQREIQLLFPQSRLFLVGSSLNGFGTRSSDGDLCLVVKEEPCFFQVNQKTEARHILTLVHKHFCTRLSGYIERPQLIRAKVPIVKFRDKVSCVEFDLNVNNIVGIRNTFLLRTYAYLENRVRPLVLVIKKWASHHQINDASRGTLSSYSLVLMVLHYLQRVF from the exons ATGTTCCCAAACTCAATTTTGGGTCGCCCACCCTTCACTCCAAATCATCAACAACATAATAACTTCTTTACCCTGTCACCTACTGTTTATTCACACCAGCAGCTTATAGATGCACAATTCAACTTTCAGAATGCAGA CTTGTCTAGAGCTGTGTCATTACAGCAGCTGACATATGGAAATGTCAGTCCAATACAGACCTCAGCTTCCCCATTATTTCGAGGAAGGAA GAGATTAAGCGATGAAAAAAACCTTCCTCTTGACGGTAAACGGCAACGTTTCCATTCACCCCACCAAGAGCCAACTGTAGTTAACCAGATAGTGCCTTTATCAGGTGAACGAAGATACTCAATGCCACCATTGTTTCATACACATTATGTACCAGATATAGTCAGATGTGTTCCACCTTTTCGAGAAATTGCATTTTTAGAACCTAGAGAAATCACACTGCCTGAGGCCAAAGATAAG TTGAGTCAGCAGATACTGGAGTTATTTGAAACATGTCAGCAGCAAATAAGtgatttaaagaagaaagaactcTGTCGAACACAGCTGCAGAGAGAAATTCAGCTGTTATTTCCAC aaagcagactttttttggttgggtcCTCTTTAAATGGATTTGGTACCCGGAGCAGTGATGGTGATTTATGCCTAGTTGTTAAGGAAGAACCA tgtttttttcaggtaaatcagaaGACTGAAGCACGGCATATACTCACCTTAGTCCATAAACACTTCTGTACTAGACTTT CGGGCTACATTGAGAGACCTCAGCTGATTCGAGCAAAAGTGCCAATTGTGAAGTTCAGGGATAAAGTCAG ttgTGTGGAGtttgacttgaatgtaaacaataTTGTTGGAATAAGAAACACATTCCTTCTCAGAACTTATGCATACC ttGAAAATCGAGTTCGTCCGTTAGTGCTGGTGATTAAGAAGTGGGCAAGTCACCATCAGATAAATGATGCCAGTCGTGGTACTTTAAGCAGCTATAGTCTTGTATTGATGGTTTTGCACTATTTACAAA
- the TENT2 gene encoding poly(A) RNA polymerase GLD2 isoform X9, whose amino-acid sequence MFPNSILGRPPFTPNHQQHNNFFTLSPTVYSHQQLIDAQFNFQNADLSRAVSLQQLTYGNVSPIQTSASPLFRGRKRLSDEKNLPLDGKRQRFHSPHQEPTVVNQIVPLSGERRYSMPPLFHTHYVPDIVRCVPPFREIAFLEPREITLPEAKDKLSQQILELFETCQQQISDLKKKELCRTQLQREIQLLFPQSRLFLVGSSLNGFGTRSSDGDLCLVVKEEPVNQKTEARHILTLVHKHFCTRLCKSDMPQVCMSPDVTLLKMPLTLSSAGYIERPQLIRAKVPIVKFRDKVSCVEFDLNVNNIVGIRNTFLLRTYAYLENRVRPLVLVIKKWASHHQINDASRGTLSSYSLVLMVLHYLQRVF is encoded by the exons ATGTTCCCAAACTCAATTTTGGGTCGCCCACCCTTCACTCCAAATCATCAACAACATAATAACTTCTTTACCCTGTCACCTACTGTTTATTCACACCAGCAGCTTATAGATGCACAATTCAACTTTCAGAATGCAGA CTTGTCTAGAGCTGTGTCATTACAGCAGCTGACATATGGAAATGTCAGTCCAATACAGACCTCAGCTTCCCCATTATTTCGAGGAAGGAA GAGATTAAGCGATGAAAAAAACCTTCCTCTTGACGGTAAACGGCAACGTTTCCATTCACCCCACCAAGAGCCAACTGTAGTTAACCAGATAGTGCCTTTATCAGGTGAACGAAGATACTCAATGCCACCATTGTTTCATACACATTATGTACCAGATATAGTCAGATGTGTTCCACCTTTTCGAGAAATTGCATTTTTAGAACCTAGAGAAATCACACTGCCTGAGGCCAAAGATAAG TTGAGTCAGCAGATACTGGAGTTATTTGAAACATGTCAGCAGCAAATAAGtgatttaaagaagaaagaactcTGTCGAACACAGCTGCAGAGAGAAATTCAGCTGTTATTTCCAC aaagcagactttttttggttgggtcCTCTTTAAATGGATTTGGTACCCGGAGCAGTGATGGTGATTTATGCCTAGTTGTTAAGGAAGAACCA gtaaatcagaaGACTGAAGCACGGCATATACTCACCTTAGTCCATAAACACTTCTGTACTAGACTTTGTAAGTCTGACATGCCTCAAGTTTGTATGTCACCTGACGTAACTTTACTTAAAATGCCTCTTACATTATCTTCTG CGGGCTACATTGAGAGACCTCAGCTGATTCGAGCAAAAGTGCCAATTGTGAAGTTCAGGGATAAAGTCAG ttgTGTGGAGtttgacttgaatgtaaacaataTTGTTGGAATAAGAAACACATTCCTTCTCAGAACTTATGCATACC ttGAAAATCGAGTTCGTCCGTTAGTGCTGGTGATTAAGAAGTGGGCAAGTCACCATCAGATAAATGATGCCAGTCGTGGTACTTTAAGCAGCTATAGTCTTGTATTGATGGTTTTGCACTATTTACAAA
- the TENT2 gene encoding poly(A) RNA polymerase GLD2 isoform X8: MFPNSILGRPPFTPNHQQHNNFFTLSPTVYSHQQLIDAQFNFQNADLSRAVSLQQLTYGNVSPIQTSASPLFRGRKRLSDEKNLPLDGKRQRFHSPHQEPTVVNQIVPLSGERRYSMPPLFHTHYVPDIVRCVPPFREIAFLEPREITLPEAKDKLSQQILELFETCQQQISDLKKKELCRTQLQREIQLLFPQSRLFLVGSSLNGFGTRSSDGDLCLVVKEEPCFFQVNQKTEARHILTLVHKHFCTRLCKSDMPQVCMSPDVTLLKMPLTLSSAGYIERPQLIRAKVPIVKFRDKVSCVEFDLNVNNIVGIRNTFLLRTYAYLENRVRPLVLVIKKWASHHQINDASRGTLSSYSLVLMVLHYLQRVF, translated from the exons ATGTTCCCAAACTCAATTTTGGGTCGCCCACCCTTCACTCCAAATCATCAACAACATAATAACTTCTTTACCCTGTCACCTACTGTTTATTCACACCAGCAGCTTATAGATGCACAATTCAACTTTCAGAATGCAGA CTTGTCTAGAGCTGTGTCATTACAGCAGCTGACATATGGAAATGTCAGTCCAATACAGACCTCAGCTTCCCCATTATTTCGAGGAAGGAA GAGATTAAGCGATGAAAAAAACCTTCCTCTTGACGGTAAACGGCAACGTTTCCATTCACCCCACCAAGAGCCAACTGTAGTTAACCAGATAGTGCCTTTATCAGGTGAACGAAGATACTCAATGCCACCATTGTTTCATACACATTATGTACCAGATATAGTCAGATGTGTTCCACCTTTTCGAGAAATTGCATTTTTAGAACCTAGAGAAATCACACTGCCTGAGGCCAAAGATAAG TTGAGTCAGCAGATACTGGAGTTATTTGAAACATGTCAGCAGCAAATAAGtgatttaaagaagaaagaactcTGTCGAACACAGCTGCAGAGAGAAATTCAGCTGTTATTTCCAC aaagcagactttttttggttgggtcCTCTTTAAATGGATTTGGTACCCGGAGCAGTGATGGTGATTTATGCCTAGTTGTTAAGGAAGAACCA tgtttttttcaggtaaatcagaaGACTGAAGCACGGCATATACTCACCTTAGTCCATAAACACTTCTGTACTAGACTTTGTAAGTCTGACATGCCTCAAGTTTGTATGTCACCTGACGTAACTTTACTTAAAATGCCTCTTACATTATCTTCTG CGGGCTACATTGAGAGACCTCAGCTGATTCGAGCAAAAGTGCCAATTGTGAAGTTCAGGGATAAAGTCAG ttgTGTGGAGtttgacttgaatgtaaacaataTTGTTGGAATAAGAAACACATTCCTTCTCAGAACTTATGCATACC ttGAAAATCGAGTTCGTCCGTTAGTGCTGGTGATTAAGAAGTGGGCAAGTCACCATCAGATAAATGATGCCAGTCGTGGTACTTTAAGCAGCTATAGTCTTGTATTGATGGTTTTGCACTATTTACAAA